The genome window attttttaatgtttcggttttaataataagaaatatattttttaaggtttgacgttagttttggtatagtcaaataggtcttatatttgttttatgttttgatttgtttatatgttGTTTGAAGCCCACCGATTTTGTTTGAAActcgctaattataaaagtccataTAAAAGCCCacgtaccgaccgaccgaccaaacttttaatgttgtttcggctttaatagtattagcctttaacccgtgcgaagcacgtgCGGATATATAGTTcgtgatttattatttataattgaaattttaacatcattttattagtattttagtattaatggattgaattttaattaaattatattattcaactaactatattttctctcaattacttaaaaatggacaaaccctaatatatatatatatatatatatatatatatatatatatatatatatataaggattttagtacatttaatccgaatttagtacacgtagatttaaaaataaaaaaatcagaaaattctaatcttttccaaacatagccgatcgtgtaatacctttgaaagattcagtaatctaatcaatcgaatttcaacgtaattttgtgatcttgttatattgaaatagaacacgttaaagttaaaaagagttataccaaagttcttgttaaaaaaagatattcaaaattgtatatttataattttatttataacatcattataatttttttaatgaaatattatatgataatgtattgttaggagtgtttttagtttttgaaactgtttataatactaataaactccacatttgtagacttgtagtactaaaaagagagtaccaaaccaaaaaatataactaaaatcttggactacaaattatactcatgttgacttattataatatagtatagattgttttatgttttgatttgtttatattttgtttgaagcccaccgattttgtttgaaacccgttAATTATAAAAATCCATATAAAAGCCCGcataccgaccgaccaaacttttaatgtttcggctttaatagtatagtatagacaGTAAGTATAGATGTGTTCGCTTGtgtataataaaaatactttATTACTGGGTGTATAGttgaaattacaaatcaacgtctatttttttttgttaaactaGTGTCCGAGCTAACTTGTGCACACCTCGACTAATTTAATTGGATATATTTGCACGCTCATAGTATCTTTTACGATTTATAACCGCAAATTTAtgctaataattttataaaattattacatgatatatttagggaaaatagattttttcgtcactcaacttattatgtttttagaaacttgccactaaaatataattttttcccTTTTTGTCACTAgtgttaggttcagattttttttgttCGCTAAAATTAggtcggatttgattattaatattatgttatttttttaatattattaaaatatagtggtagtctgcaatattatggtgatatgatatatTACAAACTAACACTATAAATAGATCACCACAATATATTGTAGACTAACACTATGTTTTAATAATgttataaaaataacataatgttaataatcaaatctgaacctaatGTTAGTGACCCAAAAAAATCTGAacacaaaaaggaaaaaaaattactccctccgtcccacccatttcttatcgtttgggttgggcacggaggttaagaaatatgtataaagtagtggaaaagagaaagaaaagtgggtgaagtggtgggacccattgattattaatgtattaaaagaagatagtggagtaaaagtagtgtgaaaaagaaagaaaagtgaagaagtggtgggacccattgactattttgggtaagttttgaaatgtaaagaattggatgggacaacccaaaaaggaaagtgtaaagaaatggaagggacggagggagtatagtttTGTGACAAGTTTCTAAACACACAATAAGTTAAGTgacgaaaaaatctattttcctgatatatttacataaatttattgaagagtatatattataaaaaataatttaaactatCGGGATAGTGGGGATATttgggcaaacttaaaaaaagtgattctttgACTAAAATAAAGAAGTGCTTTATaattgagaaataaataagttaataaaatgtttggaaaagaagcagaaactgTGAGAGAAAAATtaacattctcagctttttaaaagtgcttatgcttatttacacaaacggataaAAAGAAGTAGAAAGTGATTCTGCTAAACAAACAGGACCAGTATTAGGCGACATGATATACTGCTGGAACTTCGAATATTTTGGATAAGTCGCTCTAGAGGATAGAATAGTGGTTGGGACACAAAAATCCAAAAAAGATTTCCATTAAAGTTTGAACAACTCGAAGGGAGGAATATTTGAATTGAAATAACTAATCTGGCAAGTACACAGCAGCAAGTCAGCAACCAGTAAAGGAAGCCCCATAAAAGGTAAGCTTAGGTACGAAGTTATTGAGTTCAGAGCTAGACTTCAGTCACACACTGTCAGGAGTGTCAGCTGGAAAAACACTCCATATGCCAAAATTTACTTTTTGGATAAATGTATAATGTATTGGGGTGTTCGTTTCAGTTTTTAGCTCAGCTTGTAATTTATAAGTCAGTCTTATAAGTCTGATAAGTTAAAAACctgatattttattaatttatttttgaaaattgattatataaaaatgtaaaagtccattttaaaatataatttatatcatattattattgtattaatagtttttatatctgataatttataaatatcagaaaattattcaaacaaataaaataaaactaattttCACTAGTAAGTAAATTCCACTTACAAACGTAAACATTTCTTAGAATCCAAACTgctcctctcttttaaagcaCATGGACTCCTTTAAGCCGAACCGTCCCTCTATTCAGCTTAGTGGAACATTTTGTTGAATTGCTGGTGCATCAAATTTTCACTAAAAAATCCAAGAAAGAATATGCAGCTTCAAAATACTAATAATGGTGCAACTTGCTTGCAACATACAAGTGGAGGACAAGAGTGGAGTGGAGTTGGATTGAAAGTGTTAATGGATTATTTGGTTCGTGTCCCGTGCCTTTAACTCTTTAATCTCAATGGATGGAGATGCCTTCACTTTGTTACACACAAATATCAGAATTCAAGCCACGTACTGATCAAGGCAATCACGAGAAAGCTTGGAAGTTGGACAACTATACCCAACTCACTTCTCGTGTTTTGTTTACTGACATAAGCACCGGTCCCATCCATTTATTTATGGATTTTTTTCTAACATTTTAAATATCTTCGAAAGCATAATTTTGTaccttattttttaaatcttatgtctttttaatttttatttaaaaaagttaaaataatctTTCAACTATATCGtatgataatattaaaatttggggAATTACGTGTTGAACCATCTCTACCGAATATTAACAATATGATgatggacggagggagtatccgTTTTGAAAACAATGCACGGAAATGTCTTAGAAATTCGCCGTATACAAATGCACCGCAAGAGGACTCTGGGCTGGAAAATTTTGCGTAACTTATTAAGGCCACTCAGGGACCTAAGAAACATTTTACATCTTTCAGAAACTATTCGGGGTTGGGTTGATCAGAGACGAAATCTAGGTTGGCTTTGATAAGTGAGAAACAAATGTATACAAAATATTGATGGTACATAAGATGTAGGTGTGATTAAGAATTCACTGATTGATATCATGTTGGATGTGGCGGAGAATGACGGGAATAGTGATCTCCGGGGAGCTCAACTGCGGTAAGTGACCCTCAGTGGCAATGATCTCCACCACAGACTTTCCGCCAATGTTGTGGTGAAGGAACTCGGAAACAGAAACTGGCACAGCCAAGTCCTTGGAGCTTTGAATTATATGGCAAGGGACTGTGACTTGGCCTAGGAGCTCTCTCAAGTCATTGGTAAAAATAGTGCGGAACACGCTTAATGCTATGTCCGGTCTCATATTGAACAAAGTCCTGCTGAACTCCTGGACCGCCACTGAATCCATGTCGCCACCAACTACTAATGGCGCAAATCCACACGCCCATGACTTGTAATTGGATTCTATGGCATTGCAAAGTTGATCAATTTCTTCTAGTTCAAATCCTCCAAAGTAATCACCAGTGTTCAGAAACCTGTCAAAACCATATTCCAATAACACATACACAAAAGTCTTGATAAGTCGATTAGCCTACCTCATTCTAAATATGTGACCTAACGGATAACAGGTAGACATTTACCGTAAGGTATAAGACTATTAATAGTAATTACCTGGGTGAAGCGGAAAGCGTGACGACTTTAGAGAAGAGATCAGGACGAAGGATGGAAGCGTATAAACCAACCATAGAGGACAAGGAATGGCCAACAAATATGCAACACTGAATCTCAAATTCTTCTAAAATGGCAAGAAGATCATGAGTGTAACCTTCGAGATTCGCGTACCGCTCAAAACTAAAATACTCAGGATTTGTGGTTCCGGCTCCCATATTATCAAAGAGCAAGACTTTGTAATCATCAAGCAAGTGAGGAACAAGATGTTTCCACACAGACTGATCGGTGCCAAAGCCGTGGCCTAACACCACGGTCTTCTCACCTGATCCAACTATCTTCACGTTATGGGCTTTTTCAGCTATCCCCATTCTTCTCACCTCTTTACAGTTTTTACTGCTTGGGTGGTCTGCTTTATACATAAAAAGCAAAGCATCAATTATTCAGTTTGCATGCCtgctttgactattataaataTCTTCAACCACGGGACTACGGGAGAGCCAAGTAAATATGCCACTTCGGATACTCTTCTGTTTCgaaaatgattttttaatattactttTATTCTTGAAATACACCCTTATCCTTGGAACAAATACATACAGAATATAGAGAATATGTAGCTGTCTTGACTCTGCACACGGTCCCGTTTTGGCACCACAACCACCAGCAGACACACATGCGGTCGCTcactcaattcataataatgGACTCGGATATCTTGGAGTTTAGGAATATTGGAAGTTATCGTTCCCTTGAGAGAACACCTAACAATATCCAACTGCTAAGCAAGCAGATTCTGATTTATAGTTTTAAGAGGGTTCACAAGAGGCAAGCTTTCTGCGCAAGAAATGAAACATTTTTCcccaaaaaatatatacaacacAAACTTACATGGTCTCATTCTCCTGAGACACATCATGCGACCAAAACACAGAAAATGATATCAAAACCAAGCGTGGAAGACAACCGTTACATATTGTTCCTCACCTACAATATGTACAAAAAACATGGACTTCTCCAGTTATTAAAGTGAACTCTCATCTAAAGACTGTTTGAGGCTCCTGTCCTGCAAAATTTATTGCATATTCACGAGCAGCACAGGATATGTGACTGACACGGGTTCATTCATGGAGTAATACATGGAGTACTTTCTCCTTCCGAATTAAACGAGTATATGTCCATTGGGGCACTAGTGCAGTCAGAGGCAAAATGATTCGTGGAATTACCACCAGGAGAACTTTGTTGCTGATCCAGATATATGACAACCACTGTGATATCATCATGAAAATGACGCCTTATCCCTTTCTCAATTCTTCTAATGTCATCGTACCTCATTTGTCTCTTTCTGGCTGCCTCCTCGATCGCAGCTCGCACCAATCGCTTAGCTATTCCCTGAAGTACCAAAGTCATAATATATGCATTCAGTATCATCTCCTTCAACAATGGGAAGTAGACTTTGCAAATGTTATTAAAGCAACAAAAGCAAATACTCTTAAGCAATCAGTTATATGCAGCTCGTGCTAAAATCTAATATAGTAAAGAATAGAATAATAAGAGCCTAAGAGAGATGGAGCCTCACTGTTCTTGGATGTTTCAGCACTATTTCAACTGCCGCCTCATCCGTGAGTTGCTCCCAAAGGCCATCCGATGCAAAAATCACGAACAAATCTTCTGGCCTTAATTTGTGGGTTAATATTGAGGGCTCTGCTGTCATAACAGCTTTTTTCAAAGGGACCCGGGATGCATGTAGCAGGGGAAAAGGATCTCTAACAAGTTCTGGTTTCTTCAAATAAACATCTCCGATTGATCTGGACACCTAATAAGAAAGCatgtgaataaaaaaaaaaattgcaccgTGTCGCAAATTCAATCATGTAGAACTGACTAGTTTTTAAAGAACAAATGAGATTACgctttataatttatatcaacCTAAGATAAAGACAGATATATTATAGGACCCCATACAGTTCCTGGCCATGTTCGGGTGTGCCCATAACTTTAGTGTGCTTGGTCCAACACTTATCTTATAAGGAAGATAAGTAGCTAGTGGGGTGCTTTTCTTCCcttataaaagaaaagaaaacctaAACCAAATACACTCTTGAAAAGGATACATGTCATATTCTTATAAAACAGATGGCATTATAGTTATGTAGAACAAATTATTCACAAAGCAGCGAGTTATCATGATGCAAATAACACAAATCATAGAGAAAAAAGGCAAATAACATAGATTAAACAGATAAAAATGATAGTATTTGCGAACAAAATGAGATGAAGATAGAAATGAACtagtgaaaaaaaaagaaataatgaaATTGTGAAATATATAGATATGGAGCTTAGTTTAAACCATTGCAAAGGAATGAAGTGAAATTATGCATACAGGTACAATTTTCTGGGCTGCAAGGCTAACAAACAGAAACAGACAAGCAATCAGGGCACAAACTGTAGAACACTAAATTGCATAAAgacaaaaattcattaaaaatacgAAGAATATCCCATGAAGCATGCAGAGGGAGTATTGTCATGTTCGAGTAACATGCTATTAGGTCAGAGT of Daucus carota subsp. sativus chromosome 3, DH1 v3.0, whole genome shotgun sequence contains these proteins:
- the LOC108214758 gene encoding probable esterase KAI2; translation: MYKADHPSSKNCKEVRRMGIAEKAHNVKIVGSGEKTVVLGHGFGTDQSVWKHLVPHLLDDYKVLLFDNMGAGTTNPEYFSFERYANLEGYTHDLLAILEEFEIQCCIFVGHSLSSMVGLYASILRPDLFSKVVTLSASPRFLNTGDYFGGFELEEIDQLCNAIESNYKSWACGFAPLVVGGDMDSVAVQEFSRTLFNMRPDIALSVFRTIFTNDLRELLGQVTVPCHIIQSSKDLAVPVSVSEFLHHNIGGKSVVEIIATEGHLPQLSSPEITIPVILRHIQHDINQ